The following proteins are co-located in the Flectobacillus major DSM 103 genome:
- a CDS encoding Hpt domain-containing protein, producing MFVFNRQINKQYLSEVYADDQEIITVMMTIFLTDSIPTWRSVAELLQQNNYKKAGELVHRIKPSFTMVGLQDFHDPIQELETTLKLTPEPSKIASLYELIDTEIQFILPQIETFLG from the coding sequence ATGTTTGTATTCAACCGTCAAATCAATAAGCAATATCTCTCAGAGGTTTATGCCGACGACCAAGAAATCATCACGGTGATGATGACTATTTTTCTTACCGACAGTATTCCTACTTGGAGAAGTGTGGCTGAGCTTCTACAGCAAAATAACTACAAAAAAGCAGGCGAGCTGGTACATCGTATCAAACCCTCGTTTACGATGGTTGGTCTACAAGATTTTCATGACCCTATTCAAGAGCTAGAAACTACCCTAAAATTAACCCCTGAGCCTTCCAAAATAGCCTCGCTTTATGAATTGATTGATACGGAAATACAATTTATATTACCCCAAATAGAAACATTTCTTGGCTAA
- a CDS encoding glycosyltransferase family 2 protein, with amino-acid sequence MKNLLELFLGVSIFLVLYTYLGYGIIAWGLVKIRKVLGKTFPIMNDPSYLPSVTLVVPAYNEISCVESKLFNSLSLDYPAKKIEFLFVTEGSTDGTTEYIESIKKQYPNVHLIGGTERRGKIEAMNMAVPTITTPIVIFTDANTTLNKLAIKNIVRHFKDEKVGAVAGEKRIQLNDSEAAAGAGEGLYWKYESFLKKLDTELYSVVGAAGELFAVRTPLFQQVEKDTLLDDFVISLRIAADGYRVIYEPEAYAIERPSFSIKDEMKRKIRIAAGGFQAINRLQMLLNVFKYGWLSFQYVSHRAMRWAVAPFCLPLIYLFNFLIVLPWDSSVTLLPNYFYIALLIAQTIFYIMALLGFQLEDRQIRVKLLFVPFYFSFMNWCAIKGYFRYKNGLTSGIWEKVKRADG; translated from the coding sequence ATGAAAAACTTACTGGAACTATTCCTTGGTGTTTCTATTTTCTTGGTATTGTATACCTATCTAGGATATGGTATAATAGCATGGGGACTTGTCAAAATCAGAAAAGTTCTTGGAAAAACTTTTCCTATCATGAACGACCCCTCGTATCTGCCCAGCGTAACCTTGGTAGTACCTGCCTACAACGAAATTTCGTGTGTAGAAAGTAAACTTTTCAATTCGCTGAGTCTTGATTATCCTGCCAAAAAAATAGAATTCCTTTTTGTTACAGAAGGCTCTACCGATGGAACTACCGAATATATAGAATCTATAAAAAAGCAATATCCCAACGTTCACCTTATTGGCGGCACCGAACGCCGAGGCAAAATTGAGGCCATGAATATGGCTGTACCTACTATTACAACGCCTATCGTGATTTTTACCGATGCCAATACTACGCTAAACAAATTAGCTATTAAGAATATTGTAAGGCACTTTAAGGATGAAAAGGTAGGAGCTGTAGCTGGCGAAAAACGTATTCAGCTAAATGATAGCGAGGCAGCCGCTGGTGCTGGCGAAGGTTTATACTGGAAATATGAGTCTTTTCTGAAAAAATTAGATACCGAATTGTACAGTGTTGTAGGTGCTGCTGGCGAACTTTTTGCGGTAAGAACACCCCTGTTTCAGCAAGTAGAAAAGGATACCCTACTCGATGACTTTGTGATTTCGCTCCGAATTGCGGCCGACGGATACCGTGTAATTTATGAGCCAGAAGCTTATGCTATAGAACGCCCTTCTTTCTCTATCAAAGACGAAATGAAACGCAAAATCAGGATTGCTGCGGGCGGTTTTCAGGCTATTAATCGCTTACAGATGCTTCTTAATGTTTTTAAATATGGTTGGCTATCTTTTCAGTACGTATCGCATCGGGCTATGCGATGGGCTGTAGCTCCGTTTTGTTTACCTCTTATTTACTTATTCAATTTTTTGATAGTTCTTCCGTGGGACAGCTCGGTTACGTTATTACCCAATTACTTTTATATAGCTTTGCTAATTGCCCAGACCATTTTTTATATCATGGCATTGTTGGGCTTTCAGCTTGAAGATAGGCAAATTAGGGTAAAATTATTATTTGTACCTTTTTATTTTTCATTTATGAATTGGTGTGCTATCAAAGGGTATTTTAGGTACAAAAATGGCCTTACTTCAGGTATTTGGGAAAAAGTAAAAAGAGCCGACGGGTAA
- a CDS encoding glycosyltransferase family 2 protein yields MDLQPLVSIIAVNYNQPQVTREFLDSVKDITYPNYEIFVVDNGSPQQGIQALIPDYPWVKFIISPQNLGFAGGNNLAIKEAKGAYILLLNNDTEVPVGFLEPLVNAMQQNPKIGMASPKIKYFFEDNMIQYAGSPEINVFTGRGEAFGKKQKDLGQFDKSTQTAYIHGAAVLVSRKVLDKTGLMDDSYFLYYEELDWCKRCRNDGFEVWYIAESMVLHKESVSTGKNSPLKMYYMTRNRLKFMKQNFTLLQWLISFSFFVFVAIPKNLLVFVKNKQYEFIKPFLKGFWWNIYH; encoded by the coding sequence ATGGATTTACAACCGCTCGTATCAATTATAGCTGTCAATTATAATCAGCCACAAGTAACACGTGAGTTTCTGGATTCGGTAAAAGACATTACCTATCCCAATTACGAAATCTTTGTGGTAGATAACGGCAGCCCTCAGCAAGGTATTCAGGCATTGATACCTGACTATCCTTGGGTCAAATTTATTATTAGCCCCCAAAACTTGGGTTTTGCAGGAGGCAATAATCTTGCTATTAAAGAGGCCAAAGGTGCGTATATTTTGTTGCTCAACAACGACACCGAAGTACCCGTAGGCTTTTTAGAACCCTTGGTAAATGCCATGCAGCAAAACCCTAAGATAGGAATGGCAAGTCCTAAAATTAAGTACTTTTTTGAGGATAATATGATTCAGTATGCTGGCTCGCCCGAAATCAACGTATTTACAGGTCGTGGTGAAGCTTTTGGCAAAAAACAAAAAGACCTTGGGCAGTTTGACAAAAGTACCCAAACAGCCTATATTCATGGAGCTGCAGTTTTGGTTTCGAGAAAAGTACTTGATAAAACAGGGCTGATGGACGATTCTTATTTTTTGTACTATGAAGAATTGGACTGGTGCAAAAGGTGTCGCAACGATGGCTTTGAGGTGTGGTATATTGCCGAATCGATGGTGTTGCACAAAGAGTCGGTTTCGACAGGCAAGAATAGCCCACTCAAAATGTACTATATGACTCGCAATAGACTAAAGTTTATGAAGCAAAATTTTACACTTTTACAATGGCTTATTAGTTTTAGCTTTTTTGTATTTGTGGCCATACCCAAGAACCTACTTGTTTTTGTGAAGAATAAACAATACGAATTTATCAAGCCATTTTTGAAGGGTTTTTGGTGGAATATTTACCACTAG
- a CDS encoding TolC family protein — translation MKKLINIRRLKASILMLVVGPKSDKPIPKLARNIPFLILVVGVFGLNNSLAQNTTVADTDFKLPPLEAIILMAEEHSPLLKQQDEQIKRADQQLAVQKKQWMTGLSLSGNYSAGNQSLLVQQATGELEAFSNFNNGYRLAVGAIFSINSLLTQGSITKIAKHDKKAAIEARNISLDELKANVIAKYYAVIASQEVLKISIDVKTASQVNKKMAEKEFSEGQISVADMAKVIEATAGAALSYENAKQNFYMNVRLLEVLIGKRLL, via the coding sequence ATGAAAAAATTGATTAATATACGCCGCCTTAAAGCTAGTATTTTGATGCTAGTAGTAGGCCCTAAGTCTGACAAGCCTATCCCAAAATTAGCTCGTAATATACCTTTTTTAATACTGGTAGTAGGGGTATTTGGGCTCAATAATTCACTGGCTCAAAATACGACGGTGGCAGATACCGATTTTAAGTTGCCTCCTTTAGAAGCAATTATTTTGATGGCCGAGGAGCATTCGCCTTTGTTGAAACAGCAAGACGAACAAATCAAAAGGGCTGACCAACAATTGGCTGTTCAGAAAAAACAATGGATGACTGGCCTAAGCCTGAGTGGTAATTATTCGGCTGGTAATCAATCCTTGCTGGTACAGCAGGCCACAGGCGAACTAGAAGCGTTTAGTAATTTCAATAATGGTTATCGTTTGGCTGTTGGAGCGATCTTTTCTATTAATTCGCTACTAACACAAGGAAGTATTACTAAGATTGCCAAGCATGATAAAAAGGCCGCTATCGAAGCCCGAAATATATCGCTCGACGAACTAAAAGCTAATGTTATCGCAAAATATTATGCAGTAATTGCCTCGCAAGAGGTCTTGAAAATTAGTATTGACGTAAAAACTGCTAGCCAAGTCAATAAAAAAATGGCTGAAAAAGAATTTTCAGAAGGACAAATATCGGTTGCCGATATGGCAAAAGTAATTGAGGCTACGGCTGGTGCGGCACTTTCGTATGAAAATGCCAAACAAAACTTTTATATGAATGTCCGTTTGTTGGAAGTGTTGATTGGAAAAAGACTACTATAA
- a CDS encoding glycosyltransferase: MEFDIVCVAFPAWEGNYVKSTIQLMSELATKRRVLYVDYQYTWKDVLQAVFKNPFNIPIKRILGLQKRIRTIELYNGATIYVLSTPPVVPINFIKNTWLFSKMLRFNALGQQKSIKKALKALQFNRFVVVNAFNPAYGLGLFDFFVPHRQVYYCYDEIGASVWAKDHGVRLENQYMTQVDAIVVSSEGLKNAKKVVGKPIFTVKNGVTFDLFYRAFVPVSQKKTPKIIGYIGTLDQRIDYSIFEKLAQQYSEAIIMIVGRVLDDMPEVKEKTDPLRQYPNIQFEGTKPPELLMEYLKIFHIGIIPFLKTEQTAAIYPMKINEYLAAGLGVVATDFAPLTEFESVIAIAHNTETFVEKVGLLLNTDADTNQPARIAMAKSNDWSQRGVQLDTILDKVVSTNPES; the protein is encoded by the coding sequence ATGGAATTTGATATTGTTTGTGTAGCATTTCCTGCTTGGGAAGGCAATTATGTAAAAAGTACAATCCAACTCATGTCGGAACTGGCCACCAAGCGACGGGTTTTGTATGTCGATTATCAATATACTTGGAAAGATGTATTACAAGCTGTGTTCAAAAACCCGTTTAATATTCCTATAAAACGGATTTTAGGCTTGCAAAAACGTATCAGAACAATCGAGCTTTACAATGGTGCTACCATCTATGTGTTGTCGACACCGCCAGTTGTTCCTATTAATTTTATCAAGAATACGTGGCTGTTCAGTAAAATGCTAAGATTTAATGCCTTGGGGCAACAAAAAAGTATTAAAAAGGCATTGAAAGCATTGCAGTTTAACCGATTCGTCGTGGTAAATGCCTTTAACCCAGCTTATGGATTAGGTCTTTTTGATTTTTTTGTACCACATCGGCAGGTGTATTATTGTTATGACGAAATAGGAGCGAGTGTCTGGGCCAAAGACCACGGAGTAAGGTTAGAAAACCAATATATGACCCAAGTAGATGCTATCGTAGTGTCGTCGGAAGGGCTAAAAAATGCTAAAAAGGTAGTTGGAAAGCCTATTTTTACAGTAAAAAACGGGGTTACTTTTGACTTATTTTATCGGGCATTTGTTCCTGTATCTCAGAAAAAAACACCTAAAATTATTGGGTATATTGGTACGCTCGACCAACGAATAGACTATAGTATTTTTGAAAAATTAGCACAACAATACTCCGAAGCTATTATCATGATTGTTGGGCGGGTTTTGGACGATATGCCCGAAGTAAAAGAAAAAACAGATCCATTGAGGCAATATCCTAATATCCAATTTGAAGGAACAAAGCCTCCTGAGTTATTGATGGAATACCTAAAAATCTTTCATATAGGAATCATTCCATTTCTAAAAACAGAGCAGACAGCAGCGATTTATCCTATGAAAATCAATGAATATTTGGCGGCTGGCCTTGGTGTTGTGGCAACAGATTTTGCTCCACTTACAGAATTTGAGTCGGTAATAGCCATAGCCCACAATACCGAAACATTTGTAGAAAAAGTAGGCTTACTACTAAATACCGATGCCGATACCAACCAACCAGCTCGGATTGCTATGGCAAAATCGAATGATTGGTCGCAAAGAGGAGTACAATTAGATACAATTTTGGATAAAGTTGTATCGACAAACCCAGAATCGTAG
- a CDS encoding glycosyltransferase — MMGIILNIAVIVLLLLGVFTIYLLVFAIAGRLKNTKTTTRKPEKMRRFAVFLPSYKEDKVILESARTALIQDYPAALYDVIVIADSLKPETVAKLRELPINTIEVTFDVSTKAKALNYAIGQIANNYDVALILDADNIMASDFITKINATFDLGYQVVQGHRTAKNTNSPTAILDAISEEINNHILRKGHRALGLSSALIGSGMAFEYQLFRNVMLEIHAIGGFDKELEMRLLKQGVTFDYIDDAIVYDEKVQNAEVFEKQRTRWIAAQFKYLKQNFASGIIYLFKGNIDYANKVFQALLPPRIILLGMLMFFSFVSLFSGDKAFMQLAIGQLFLLIFTFYISTPDFLKKLITWKEISLLPSLFFRFIRAILKMGEAKKKFLHTPHDS; from the coding sequence ATGATGGGAATTATATTGAATATCGCTGTAATTGTGCTACTCTTGCTAGGCGTATTTACGATTTATTTGTTAGTTTTTGCCATTGCAGGAAGGCTGAAAAATACTAAAACAACTACCCGAAAGCCCGAAAAAATGCGTCGTTTTGCGGTATTTTTACCTTCTTACAAAGAAGATAAAGTAATTCTGGAATCGGCAAGAACGGCGTTGATTCAGGATTATCCAGCGGCATTATACGATGTTATTGTAATTGCCGACTCGCTCAAGCCCGAAACCGTTGCCAAACTTCGAGAACTTCCCATCAATACTATCGAGGTAACATTTGATGTATCTACCAAGGCTAAAGCCTTGAATTATGCTATTGGTCAGATTGCCAACAATTACGACGTTGCTCTTATCCTAGATGCCGATAACATTATGGCTTCTGATTTTATCACTAAAATAAATGCCACATTCGATCTTGGGTATCAGGTGGTACAAGGGCATCGTACAGCCAAAAATACCAATTCTCCTACAGCTATCTTAGATGCTATTAGCGAAGAAATAAATAATCATATTTTGAGGAAAGGGCATCGTGCCTTAGGGCTTTCATCGGCCTTGATTGGCTCAGGAATGGCCTTTGAGTATCAATTGTTTCGCAATGTGATGCTCGAAATCCATGCTATTGGTGGATTTGATAAAGAATTAGAAATGCGTTTGCTCAAACAGGGCGTAACGTTTGATTATATCGACGATGCCATTGTGTATGACGAAAAAGTACAAAATGCAGAGGTTTTTGAAAAGCAGCGTACTCGCTGGATTGCCGCACAGTTTAAGTATCTCAAGCAGAATTTTGCATCGGGGATTATCTATTTGTTCAAAGGCAATATTGACTATGCCAACAAGGTATTTCAGGCATTGTTGCCGCCACGCATTATTTTGTTGGGTATGCTGATGTTCTTTTCGTTTGTTTCGCTCTTTTCTGGCGACAAAGCCTTTATGCAATTGGCCATAGGACAGCTATTTTTGCTGATATTTACTTTCTATATATCAACGCCCGATTTTTTGAAAAAGCTTATTACATGGAAAGAAATTAGCCTTTTACCTTCGTTATTTTTCCGTTTTATCAGAGCTATCTTAAAAATGGGTGAAGCTAAGAAAAAGTTTTTGCATACCCCTCACGACTCGTAG
- a CDS encoding SPOR domain-containing protein: MSLIRFVRLIIEFKWLVILLPMTLAITVYRLTKNELREYTGNSLLYTGLASGYNIESGGSTKIDNVTVNNAFDNLFNTMKSKSAMEEVGLRLLATHVMLQKPDSLVANSYTFGKLHEVLSNEEIAQLASSSFDSTLKNIYKDIERPQSKIANVLMAAEKGIYSSAGILGKFGVNRQNNSDMVVISYAANDPAVVKNTLEIITQVVIQKYKDIKINETGSVVAYFEDQLQKVAARLKASEDNLTNFSSRNRIINYYEQTKIVAVKEGDLEERIQALISEIESNRAVLRDLDVKLGIKEDLVMKSKKFSAIRDSINLYTTRLTLMEFESKPREQDIKHVKDRLAALEDKLKTSMLEYYELANSKNGIPAKMYFSEWINAIVSIDKSQARLLIMKDVKREYDIKYDRFAPLGSTISRFEREIGVIEKEYLTILGSLNLSKIREQNLMMSTNLRVIDPAKFPSKPEPSKRVTLIIAAFMAGLVLALGFIVAKEYLDNSLKNPTRAEQEIGVPFVGALPLVDPQKHNILFNVIETYTLNQCISRIKKLSSLQGPTPQLVILCSTRKGEGKSYFISKLCARINEGGSKAVWLNPHNFEEEDFAFAYALKASFASITSWKDLDVHQDFEDCEYIFFELPPLISHPIPVNLVRKAAFTLLLADSTRVWDIADKYMFQTYLESTANPVGMLLNKVKHDYLEGIIGEIPKVRSWFRRTFKNLLVKRSESRNTSIKLKYEMLKKEEESAWFNENGLSDFVETKVETPVVSRASNENTGKGLGYYRVRQKQRLKLVKAVAGVISAVFIVVCSLYLFWKSTPESQFEKFTDFLVGNQADSLAKIQSSKLVEPLTPTEIISPEKLDTIPAEILHDSVKSLRQKVAPAQTPASPAIQPKPQPKATQPKAVASQVVVKLVNTTKPAEPQQATTYSSLENKKYRLIGGMFKSRDNANTQVQKLKTLGYNAEISILSKPTGIFYKVVVGSYDDKNEANTKAQEIEQKANLSVVVLQK, translated from the coding sequence ATGAGTTTAATTCGCTTTGTTAGGTTGATAATTGAGTTTAAGTGGTTGGTGATTTTATTACCAATGACCTTGGCTATTACGGTGTATCGACTAACTAAAAATGAACTTCGAGAGTACACTGGCAACTCGTTGTTATACACGGGGCTAGCCTCTGGGTATAATATTGAGTCGGGTGGCTCAACCAAAATAGACAACGTAACCGTTAATAATGCTTTCGACAATTTGTTCAATACAATGAAGTCGAAAAGTGCCATGGAAGAAGTGGGTCTACGACTTTTGGCAACGCATGTTATGCTCCAAAAGCCCGATTCGTTAGTAGCTAATTCCTATACTTTTGGCAAACTTCATGAGGTACTTTCCAATGAAGAAATAGCCCAACTGGCAAGCTCATCTTTCGATAGCACCCTCAAAAATATCTATAAAGATATAGAACGCCCTCAAAGCAAAATTGCCAATGTACTAATGGCTGCCGAAAAAGGTATTTATTCGAGTGCTGGTATTTTGGGCAAATTTGGGGTTAATCGCCAAAACAATAGCGATATGGTGGTGATTTCGTATGCTGCCAACGACCCTGCCGTTGTTAAAAATACCCTAGAGATTATTACCCAAGTTGTTATTCAAAAATATAAAGATATTAAGATTAATGAAACGGGTAGTGTTGTAGCTTATTTTGAAGACCAACTTCAGAAAGTGGCTGCTCGCCTGAAAGCTTCGGAAGATAACCTTACCAATTTTTCGAGTAGAAACAGAATTATTAACTATTACGAACAAACCAAAATCGTTGCCGTAAAAGAAGGAGACTTAGAAGAGCGTATACAGGCGTTGATTTCTGAAATAGAGTCGAATAGAGCTGTTTTGAGAGACCTCGACGTAAAATTGGGTATCAAAGAAGACTTGGTCATGAAAAGTAAAAAGTTTTCGGCTATTCGTGATTCTATCAATTTGTATACAACTCGCCTTACACTCATGGAGTTTGAGAGCAAACCTCGTGAGCAAGATATTAAGCATGTAAAAGACCGTTTGGCTGCCTTGGAGGATAAGCTCAAGACAAGTATGCTAGAATACTACGAATTGGCTAATTCTAAGAATGGTATTCCTGCCAAAATGTATTTTAGCGAATGGATAAATGCTATTGTTAGTATCGACAAAAGCCAGGCTCGTTTGCTCATTATGAAAGATGTAAAACGAGAATACGACATCAAATACGATAGATTTGCTCCACTGGGGTCTACTATTAGTAGGTTTGAACGTGAAATTGGCGTTATTGAAAAAGAATATTTGACTATTTTGGGAAGCTTGAATTTGAGTAAAATTAGGGAGCAAAACCTCATGATGTCTACCAATTTGAGGGTAATTGACCCTGCTAAATTTCCGTCTAAGCCTGAGCCGTCTAAGCGTGTTACGCTCATTATTGCGGCATTTATGGCAGGCTTGGTATTGGCATTAGGCTTTATTGTGGCCAAAGAATACTTGGACAATTCCTTGAAAAATCCTACTCGTGCCGAACAAGAAATTGGTGTTCCTTTTGTAGGAGCTTTGCCTCTTGTCGACCCTCAAAAGCATAATATTCTTTTTAATGTAATAGAAACATACACGCTCAACCAGTGTATTTCTCGTATCAAAAAACTGAGTAGCCTACAAGGCCCTACGCCACAGTTGGTAATATTATGCAGTACTCGAAAAGGCGAAGGGAAAAGCTATTTTATTAGTAAACTATGTGCTCGTATCAACGAAGGGGGGTCAAAGGCTGTTTGGTTAAACCCTCACAACTTTGAGGAAGAAGATTTTGCTTTTGCTTATGCTCTCAAAGCGAGTTTTGCTAGTATTACTTCATGGAAAGACCTCGACGTTCATCAAGATTTTGAAGATTGCGAATATATTTTCTTTGAATTACCACCACTTATTAGTCATCCTATTCCTGTGAATTTGGTTCGTAAAGCCGCATTTACATTGCTTCTGGCCGACTCTACAAGGGTATGGGATATTGCCGATAAGTATATGTTCCAAACGTATTTGGAAAGCACCGCCAATCCTGTAGGTATGCTTCTCAATAAGGTAAAACATGATTACTTGGAAGGTATTATAGGCGAAATCCCTAAAGTACGCTCGTGGTTTAGAAGAACCTTCAAAAACCTCCTCGTTAAGCGAAGCGAAAGCCGTAATACCAGCATTAAGCTCAAATACGAAATGCTGAAAAAAGAAGAGGAAAGTGCATGGTTCAATGAAAATGGATTAAGCGATTTTGTCGAAACTAAGGTTGAAACGCCTGTCGTAAGTCGTGCTAGCAACGAAAATACTGGCAAAGGATTAGGATATTATAGGGTTCGACAAAAGCAACGCCTCAAATTAGTCAAAGCTGTAGCTGGTGTAATCAGTGCCGTATTTATAGTGGTGTGTTCGTTATATCTTTTCTGGAAATCAACGCCCGAATCTCAATTTGAGAAGTTTACCGACTTCTTGGTAGGCAATCAGGCCGATTCTTTGGCAAAAATACAAAGCTCAAAACTTGTAGAGCCATTGACTCCAACAGAAATTATATCGCCAGAAAAACTGGATACTATTCCTGCCGAAATTTTGCACGACTCAGTAAAATCGTTGCGACAAAAGGTGGCTCCTGCTCAAACGCCTGCTAGTCCAGCTATTCAGCCAAAGCCTCAACCAAAAGCTACACAGCCCAAAGCTGTGGCTTCTCAAGTGGTTGTTAAGCTTGTAAACACGACTAAACCTGCCGAACCTCAGCAGGCTACAACTTATAGTAGTTTAGAAAATAAAAAATATCGACTCATTGGCGGGATGTTCAAAAGCCGAGATAATGCTAATACACAAGTACAAAAATTGAAAACATTAGGCTATAATGCCGAAATCAGTATTTTGAGCAAGCCGACAGGTATATTTTATAAGGTTGTTGTGGGTAGTTACGATGATAAAAACGAAGCCAATACCAAAGCCCAAGAAATAGAACAGAAGGCAAATCTGAGTGTTGTTGTACTTCAAAAATAA
- a CDS encoding NADP-dependent malic enzyme: MKQISIRKQDALDYHSKGRPGKIAVVPTKETASQRDLSLAYSPGVAEPCLEIAANVENVYKYTAKGNLVAVISNGTAVLGLGNIGAEASKPVMEGKGVLFKIFADIDVFDIELNTQDPEDLIKTVKILEPTFGGVNLEDIKSPECFEIEERLRKELNIPIMHDDQHGTAIISGAALLNALELVNKKIDECQFVISGAGAAALSCAKLYLLLGAKIENMLMFDKDGLIHKKRTDLNKYVAPFATDRDGIATLADAMHNADVFLGLSVGNIVSQDMIKSMASDAIVFAMANPTPEISYEDAVAARPDIIMATGRSDYPNQVNNVLGFPYIFRGALDVRATEIDENMKMAAAKALAELAKKPVPDIVNLAYNEKNLSFGRTYIIPKPVDPRLITTVAPAVARAAMESGIAQKPIENWEAYEQELAKRLGLDNQLMRYIINRAKRAPKRVVFADAENLKVLKAVQQSRDEGICQPILLGDVNKIKRIIGENNLDLCDVKIIDTRDPQNAEQLKKYGDIFFEKRKRRGYNQYEAHKQMQVRNYFAAMMVETGDADCVISGLTRNYPDAIRPALQVIGRDEGVKKVSGMYILLSKKGPIFFSDTTVNFNPSVEDIVEITELTAKAVEQFNLKPRIAMLTYSNFGTADGDDAVKMREATAILQKKHPEMIVEGEMQAHLAFDTDLVRENYPFSKLAEEGANVLIFPNLSAANISYNLLKETGDIEYIGPILLGLRKPVHVLQLGSSVREIVNMVAIAVVEAQSK, translated from the coding sequence ATGAAACAAATATCAATTAGAAAACAAGATGCCCTTGATTATCACTCCAAAGGCAGACCCGGCAAAATTGCTGTAGTACCTACCAAAGAAACAGCTTCACAAAGAGATTTATCGTTGGCGTATTCTCCAGGCGTTGCCGAGCCTTGTCTCGAAATTGCCGCCAATGTCGAAAACGTGTATAAATACACTGCCAAAGGCAACTTGGTAGCAGTTATTTCAAATGGTACGGCAGTTTTGGGCTTGGGCAATATTGGTGCCGAAGCTAGTAAGCCCGTTATGGAAGGAAAAGGGGTACTATTCAAAATATTTGCAGATATTGATGTTTTTGATATTGAACTAAATACACAAGACCCTGAAGATTTAATCAAGACTGTCAAGATATTAGAGCCAACTTTTGGTGGTGTCAACCTTGAAGATATTAAATCGCCAGAGTGTTTTGAGATTGAAGAGCGTTTGAGAAAAGAGCTCAATATTCCGATTATGCACGACGACCAACACGGAACGGCCATAATTTCGGGAGCAGCTCTTTTGAATGCCTTGGAATTGGTCAACAAAAAAATCGACGAATGTCAATTTGTGATTTCGGGAGCAGGTGCAGCCGCACTTTCTTGTGCCAAATTGTATCTTTTGTTAGGAGCAAAAATTGAAAATATGCTCATGTTCGATAAAGATGGCCTTATTCATAAAAAACGTACCGACCTCAACAAATACGTAGCTCCGTTTGCTACCGACCGTGACGGTATTGCTACTTTGGCCGATGCCATGCACAATGCAGATGTATTTTTGGGGCTTTCGGTAGGCAATATTGTTTCGCAAGACATGATTAAGTCTATGGCCAGCGATGCCATTGTATTTGCAATGGCCAACCCTACCCCCGAAATTTCGTATGAAGATGCTGTAGCGGCTCGTCCAGATATTATTATGGCGACAGGACGTTCAGACTACCCGAATCAGGTCAATAACGTATTGGGTTTCCCTTATATTTTTAGAGGTGCCTTAGACGTACGTGCTACCGAGATTGACGAAAACATGAAAATGGCAGCAGCCAAAGCCTTGGCCGAATTAGCCAAAAAGCCTGTTCCTGATATTGTAAACTTGGCTTATAACGAAAAAAACCTTTCGTTTGGCCGTACTTATATTATTCCAAAACCTGTAGACCCTCGCCTTATTACAACGGTTGCCCCGGCGGTAGCTCGTGCGGCTATGGAGTCGGGAATTGCCCAAAAGCCTATCGAAAACTGGGAAGCCTACGAACAAGAGCTAGCCAAACGCCTTGGACTCGACAACCAATTGATGCGATATATTATTAATCGTGCCAAGCGAGCTCCTAAACGAGTGGTTTTTGCCGATGCCGAAAATCTAAAAGTATTAAAGGCTGTTCAACAATCAAGAGATGAAGGTATTTGTCAGCCAATTTTGTTGGGAGATGTCAACAAAATCAAGCGTATTATTGGTGAAAACAATTTGGATTTGTGCGATGTAAAAATCATTGATACTCGTGACCCACAAAATGCCGAACAATTGAAGAAGTACGGAGATATTTTCTTTGAAAAACGCAAACGCCGTGGCTACAACCAATACGAAGCTCATAAGCAAATGCAAGTTCGCAATTACTTTGCGGCGATGATGGTAGAAACTGGCGATGCCGACTGCGTAATTTCGGGTTTGACACGTAACTACCCAGATGCTATTAGGCCAGCATTACAAGTAATTGGTAGAGACGAAGGTGTAAAGAAAGTATCGGGTATGTATATATTGCTTTCAAAGAAAGGCCCTATTTTCTTCTCGGATACCACTGTAAACTTCAACCCTAGTGTAGAGGATATTGTTGAGATTACCGAATTGACAGCCAAAGCCGTTGAGCAATTCAACCTCAAGCCAAGGATTGCTATGCTAACGTACTCAAACTTTGGTACTGCCGATGGCGACGATGCCGTAAAAATGCGAGAAGCTACGGCTATTTTGCAGAAGAAACACCCCGAAATGATTGTAGAAGGTGAAATGCAAGCTCACTTAGCTTTTGATACCGATTTGGTACGTGAAAACTATCCATTCTCGAAGCTTGCCGAAGAAGGAGCTAACGTGTTGATTTTTCCGAATCTTTCGGCGGCTAACATTTCTTACAACTTGCTTAAAGAAACAGGCGATATCGAATATATCGGCCCAATTTTGTTAGGTCTTCGCAAGCCTGTCCATGTATTACAGTTGGGGTCGTCGGTACGAGAAATTGTCAACATGGTAGCAATTGCTGTGGTAGAGGCTCAGTCAAAATAA